The following are encoded in a window of Methanobrevibacter ruminantium M1 genomic DNA:
- the rnhB gene encoding ribonuclease HII yields the protein MNTLGLDEAGRGPVLGPMVVAGIVIPEKKEKIIERMGVKDSKRITPKRRAVLYRKLTRMFDYETVEISAKDIDLLRAKGVNLNQIEKLAMMRIIAKLKADTIIIDSLDIKEGRLEEEMQNFVGEGSKVIAEHKADDKYIVVGAASIIAKTKRDEIINQINKEYIRSTGNKDGIGSGYPSDPKTKNFLKNYKYDEMPDFVRRSWGTVQRIKEAEEAEKSL from the coding sequence ATGAACACACTAGGATTAGATGAAGCAGGTAGAGGTCCCGTTCTTGGACCAATGGTAGTAGCCGGAATAGTCATACCTGAAAAGAAAGAAAAGATAATAGAAAGAATGGGAGTGAAGGATTCCAAAAGGATTACCCCAAAAAGAAGGGCTGTGCTCTATAGAAAACTAACCAGAATGTTTGATTATGAAACTGTGGAAATCAGTGCAAAGGACATTGATCTATTAAGGGCAAAAGGAGTAAACCTCAACCAGATTGAAAAGTTGGCCATGATGAGAATCATTGCAAAGCTTAAGGCCGACACCATAATCATAGATTCCCTTGACATAAAGGAAGGAAGGCTAGAGGAAGAGATGCAAAATTTTGTTGGAGAAGGCTCAAAGGTAATTGCAGAGCATAAGGCAGATGACAAATATATAGTTGTAGGAGCCGCTTCAATCATAGCCAAAACAAAAAGGGATGAAATAATCAACCAAATCAATAAGGAATACATAAGGTCCACTGGAAACAAGGATGGAATCGGTTCCGGATACCCAAGCGATCCAAAGACAAAGAACTTCCTTAAAAACTACAAATACGATGAAATGCCAGACTTTGTTAGAAGAAGCTGGGGAACTGTTCAAAGAATAAAAGAAGCTGAAGAAGCTGAAAAATCATTGTAA
- a CDS encoding rod shape-determining protein: MSIFGNEDAIEIEPTRVVKNSLGIDLGTLNTVIAKPSGDKFDLYQIPSVVAVKRDDPTAVLAVGEEAKKMLGRTPEDIIAVRPLKKGVIENIAQAQALLIRAMEIGINEGETVERIVIGIPGDSSEVEKNAAEEIGRKAGAEYVLVISEGLAAAIGAGLPIAEPMGTMVLDIGAGSTDIVVISLGGINDIETVRCGGDDIDNRIVELIEEKYNVAISIHDAEAAKIEVGMVHCSEEFENLNYEVIGKSLETNRPKKVVIDSMLVADAAEPIIKQVIGGLNLILERLPAELMMGIYNNTVAVGGSSRLRGIKERIFDESEIPIKISDDPMTVVAKGTAIVAAEPLALEPEVRLKAMK, translated from the coding sequence TTGAGTATTTTTGGAAATGAAGACGCTATTGAAATTGAACCAACTAGAGTCGTAAAAAATAGTTTAGGTATTGACTTAGGTACCTTAAACACTGTAATTGCAAAACCATCTGGAGACAAATTTGACTTATATCAAATTCCTTCAGTAGTTGCAGTCAAAAGAGATGATCCTACTGCTGTTCTTGCAGTTGGAGAAGAAGCTAAAAAAATGTTAGGAAGAACTCCTGAAGACATCATTGCTGTAAGGCCACTTAAAAAAGGTGTAATTGAAAACATTGCACAGGCACAAGCCTTGCTCATTAGAGCAATGGAAATAGGCATTAACGAAGGAGAAACTGTAGAAAGAATAGTAATCGGAATTCCTGGAGACTCTTCTGAAGTTGAAAAGAATGCTGCAGAAGAAATCGGTAGAAAAGCAGGTGCTGAATATGTTTTAGTCATCAGCGAAGGATTGGCTGCAGCTATCGGTGCAGGATTACCTATTGCAGAACCTATGGGAACCATGGTTTTAGACATTGGAGCAGGATCCACCGACATCGTTGTCATTTCCCTTGGAGGAATCAATGACATAGAAACAGTAAGATGCGGAGGAGACGACATCGACAATAGAATCGTCGAATTGATTGAAGAAAAATACAATGTTGCAATAAGCATCCACGATGCAGAAGCCGCTAAAATCGAAGTGGGTATGGTACACTGCAGTGAAGAGTTTGAAAACTTGAATTATGAAGTAATCGGAAAATCCTTAGAAACCAACAGACCTAAAAAGGTCGTTATCGATTCCATGCTAGTTGCAGATGCAGCTGAACCAATCATTAAACAAGTAATCGGCGGATTAAACCTCATCTTAGAAAGATTACCAGCTGAATTAATGATGGGAATCTATAACAACACCGTTGCAGTCGGAGGAAGTTCCAGATTAAGAGGAATCAAAGAAAGAATCTTTGATGAATCTGAAATCCCTATTAAAATTTCCGATGACCCAATGACAGTAGTAGCTAAAGGAACTGCTATTGTTGCTGCCGAACCATTAGCTTTAGAACCTGAAGTACGTTTAAAAGCTATGAAATAA
- a CDS encoding 2-oxoacid:acceptor oxidoreductase subunit alpha, with protein MAEERFVQGNEACALGAIAANCRFFAGYPITPSTEIAEQMSILLPKYGGAFVQMEDEIASVGAIIGASWSGLKAMTATSGPGISLMQENIGYGFITETPIVIINVQRGSPSTGQPTMSAQADMMQVRWGSHGDYEPIALAPSSVQEFFDFTIKAFNLAEEYRVPVTVLADEVVGHMREKLIIPDEIEIVKRTRPEKPDGQYLPFDAPMDGTTPMPAFGDGFNIHVTGLTHDERGYPDTNDPESHTKLVERLCNKVIMNRKDICSVKKEQCDDADIVIVSCGSPYRSVGAAMKKAREEGIKVGSLKIDTPWPFPEEEIAEIAKTASDIIVPEMNLGQMVHEVERAAKGEANVHLIGKIGGILHKPEEILAKIKEISG; from the coding sequence ATGGCTGAAGAACGTTTTGTACAAGGAAACGAAGCTTGTGCATTAGGTGCAATTGCAGCTAATTGCAGATTCTTTGCAGGTTATCCAATTACTCCATCTACTGAAATTGCTGAACAAATGTCTATCTTGCTTCCAAAATATGGAGGCGCCTTTGTTCAAATGGAAGATGAAATTGCATCAGTTGGTGCCATCATAGGTGCTAGCTGGAGTGGCCTTAAGGCTATGACAGCTACCTCTGGTCCTGGAATTTCATTGATGCAGGAAAACATAGGCTACGGCTTCATTACAGAAACCCCTATCGTTATAATTAACGTTCAAAGAGGTTCCCCATCTACCGGACAGCCTACAATGTCTGCTCAAGCGGACATGATGCAAGTTCGCTGGGGTTCCCATGGGGATTATGAGCCAATCGCTCTTGCTCCTTCATCTGTACAGGAATTCTTTGACTTTACAATCAAGGCTTTCAACTTAGCTGAAGAGTACAGGGTTCCTGTAACAGTTCTTGCAGATGAGGTTGTAGGCCATATGAGAGAAAAGCTCATCATTCCAGATGAGATTGAAATTGTTAAAAGGACAAGACCTGAAAAGCCAGATGGCCAATACTTGCCTTTTGATGCTCCAATGGACGGAACCACTCCTATGCCTGCATTCGGTGACGGATTCAACATACATGTCACAGGCCTTACCCACGATGAGAGAGGATATCCAGACACCAATGATCCTGAATCCCATACCAAATTGGTTGAAAGGCTATGCAATAAGGTCATTATGAACAGAAAGGACATATGTTCCGTTAAGAAAGAGCAATGTGATGATGCTGATATTGTGATTGTATCCTGCGGCTCTCCATATCGTTCCGTTGGCGCTGCAATGAAAAAAGCAAGGGAAGAAGGAATTAAGGTAGGATCTCTTAAGATAGATACTCCATGGCCTTTCCCAGAGGAAGAAATTGCAGAGATTGCCAAGACTGCAAGCGACATCATCGTTCCGGAAATGAATTTGGGACAGATGGTTCATGAGGTTGAAAGAGCTGCTAAAGGAGAGGCTAATGTTCATTTAATCGGCAAGATTGGAGGAATCCTCCATAAGCCTGAAGAGATATTGGCTAAAATTAAGGAGATTAGCGGATAG
- a CDS encoding archaetidylserine synthase, protein MRLKSVGMGYFLAVSDAISILNIAFGFLAILMVIDNNLIYASLCILLAVVFDSVDGWVSRKLNRVDPLGFGMNIDSLADIVSFGAAPMAILYSIGSSISSWAGYLIAIVCMITLVCGLLRLTRYNVIADKINYRGFVGLPIPATAIILVTYYLSGLFNIAVAAVLMLLASFLMISTIRYPKVDNYYLIGLGALMILLLILPIQVFIGPINLPALVLFVLALVYMFMTFLEFFIDDDMTFDRDKASDKVSNVREITESKVSSSVTNVKDVFKNMKDTINQISNEDLDVGLKEDAEEEKEKEEKEVKEAEIVEEVE, encoded by the coding sequence ATGAGATTAAAAAGTGTTGGAATGGGATATTTTTTAGCAGTATCTGATGCTATTTCAATTTTAAACATAGCATTTGGATTCTTAGCTATTTTAATGGTTATTGATAACAATTTAATATATGCAAGTCTATGTATCCTTCTTGCAGTTGTTTTTGACTCTGTAGATGGATGGGTTTCTAGAAAACTTAATCGTGTGGATCCGTTAGGATTTGGTATGAATATAGATTCTTTAGCAGACATTGTATCCTTTGGTGCAGCTCCTATGGCTATATTATACTCCATAGGTTCAAGCATTTCATCTTGGGCCGGATATCTGATAGCTATTGTATGTATGATTACTTTAGTTTGCGGTCTTTTAAGGCTGACCAGATACAATGTGATAGCTGATAAAATCAATTATAGGGGATTTGTAGGCCTTCCAATTCCGGCAACAGCCATAATATTGGTTACCTATTATTTAAGCGGATTATTTAATATTGCTGTTGCAGCTGTCTTGATGTTGCTTGCTTCATTTTTAATGATAAGCACAATCAGATATCCTAAAGTGGATAACTATTATCTTATTGGTCTTGGAGCGCTAATGATCTTATTGTTGATTTTGCCAATACAAGTATTTATTGGACCTATTAACCTTCCTGCTTTAGTATTGTTTGTTTTAGCATTGGTTTACATGTTCATGACATTCCTAGAGTTCTTTATTGATGATGACATGACATTTGATAGGGATAAGGCCAGTGATAAGGTAAGCAATGTTAGGGAGATTACCGAAAGCAAGGTCAGCAGTTCTGTTACTAATGTAAAGGACGTCTTTAAGAACATGAAAGATACCATCAATCAAATCTCCAATGAGGATTTGGATGTTGGTCTTAAAGAAGATGCTGAAGAGGAAAAGGAAAAAGAAGAAAAAGAAGTTAAAGAAGCAGAAATAGTGGAAGAAGTAGAATAA
- a CDS encoding 2-oxoacid:ferredoxin oxidoreductase subunit beta, giving the protein MVEVKESPYKKYLREDRLPHIFCPGCGNGTVMSAFLKGLEGTDIDFENIAMVSGIGCSSRIPGYVKCDSLHTTHGRALSFATGLKVGNPDLDVVVFSGDGDCASIGGNHLIHAARRNINLTVICINNNIYGMTGGQISPTSPKGSFGTTAPYGSRDMPFNLAELVSAAGASYVARWTTTHPLQLSKAIQKGLENNGFSFIEVVSQCPTYFGRKNKLKTPLSMFQYIKENSVNKRRAEKMEEDELEGKIIVGEFANKPHDELTDSIKKLIEENSNMPLAIKSAFEELD; this is encoded by the coding sequence ATGGTAGAAGTAAAAGAAAGCCCATATAAGAAGTATCTAAGGGAAGATAGATTGCCACACATATTTTGTCCAGGCTGTGGAAACGGTACAGTGATGAGCGCCTTTTTAAAAGGCCTTGAAGGAACTGACATTGACTTTGAAAATATTGCAATGGTTTCCGGTATCGGATGCTCTTCAAGGATTCCAGGTTATGTCAAGTGCGATTCATTGCACACCACCCACGGAAGGGCATTAAGCTTTGCAACTGGTTTAAAGGTTGGAAATCCTGATTTGGATGTTGTAGTCTTTTCCGGAGACGGGGATTGCGCTTCCATTGGAGGAAACCACTTGATTCATGCTGCAAGAAGAAACATCAATCTTACAGTTATCTGCATTAACAATAATATTTATGGTATGACTGGAGGTCAGATAAGTCCTACTTCCCCTAAAGGAAGCTTTGGAACCACTGCACCTTACGGCTCAAGGGATATGCCTTTTAACTTGGCCGAGCTGGTTTCAGCTGCTGGCGCAAGCTATGTTGCAAGATGGACCACAACCCATCCGTTACAGCTTTCAAAGGCAATTCAAAAGGGTCTGGAGAACAATGGATTCTCATTCATTGAAGTGGTATCCCAATGTCCGACCTATTTCGGCCGTAAGAACAAGCTTAAAACTCCATTGTCCATGTTCCAATACATTAAGGAAAACAGCGTAAACAAAAGAAGAGCAGAAAAGATGGAAGAAGATGAATTGGAAGGAAAGATCATTGTAGGCGAGTTTGCAAACAAGCCTCATGATGAATTGACCGATAGCATTAAAAAATTGATTGAAGAGAATTCCAATATGCCACTGGCTATCAAATCTGCATTTGAGGAGTTGGATTAA
- a CDS encoding 4Fe-4S dicluster domain-containing protein, which produces MIIIDSKLCKGCDICIATCPKKVYSKSDKVNTKNVYLPFPEHEEGCTKCGLCELSCPDQAIYVEKEVE; this is translated from the coding sequence ATGATTATTATAGATTCAAAGCTTTGTAAAGGATGCGATATTTGCATAGCAACCTGTCCTAAGAAGGTCTATTCTAAATCTGACAAGGTAAACACCAAAAACGTTTATCTTCCTTTCCCTGAACATGAGGAAGGATGCACCAAATGCGGATTATGCGAATTGTCATGTCCTGATCAAGCTATTTATGTTGAAAAAGAGGTGGAATAA
- a CDS encoding DUF7557 family protein — MDMKTIYLSEEVYNRLSLLALESENYNDLIARLIDVYENSYFDELSDAEADFYNERIKYFENGDYEGIRKVDLKFFGKN, encoded by the coding sequence ATGGATATGAAAACAATTTATTTAAGTGAAGAAGTCTATAACAGATTATCTCTTTTGGCTTTAGAATCTGAAAATTATAATGATCTTATTGCTAGATTGATAGATGTTTATGAAAATAGCTATTTTGATGAATTGAGTGATGCTGAAGCTGATTTTTATAATGAAAGGATTAAATATTTTGAAAATGGGGATTATGAAGGCATTAGAAAGGTTGATTTAAAATTCTTTGGAAAAAACTAA
- a CDS encoding dihydroneopterin aldolase family protein, which yields MGAKEKYFSNISNRERAIFEGAISMGALFHQFVGTPFNRKTAESLEKAMEESFTLQPCIDKVEVSIDLDRLDKAMTEFEYTSLSGDMLDVKIYSKVDDVLAVIRIEFIEELNYPLMYVEDIIE from the coding sequence ATGGGTGCAAAAGAAAAATATTTCTCTAATATTTCAAATAGGGAAAGAGCTATATTTGAAGGAGCCATAAGCATGGGGGCCTTATTCCATCAATTTGTAGGAACTCCCTTCAATAGAAAGACGGCTGAAAGCCTAGAAAAGGCTATGGAAGAATCTTTTACTTTACAGCCTTGCATTGATAAGGTAGAGGTCTCTATAGACTTGGATAGATTGGATAAGGCTATGACAGAGTTTGAATACACTTCTCTAAGTGGAGACATGTTGGATGTTAAGATCTATTCAAAAGTGGATGATGTCTTGGCTGTAATTAGAATAGAGTTTATTGAAGAGCTTAATTATCCTTTAATGTATGTGGAAGATATTATTGAATAA
- a CDS encoding class E sortase, translated as MDLKNIKIATIITIIAFIIIGLYALTEVNYFSYKNVVEHDDINASVVIIPSIGVFEKINNVSISQGVYIDQMSNLPTKGDVVLFGHRTLQGSPFLRLDSLKKGDIVTLEWPEIGEINYTVKSSKIVPASYGLYLNESHMEGDIHNQEIYLITCHPLGSSAERLIVVGELNSTSLINETALEENPHASWAWYITLGFFALGLIVSFLSPEEERKIILAVVIIITIILVYFCLFPISSQIWADQLGWLNSMMGVN; from the coding sequence ATGGATTTGAAAAATATAAAAATTGCTACAATCATTACAATTATTGCATTTATAATCATTGGCCTATATGCCTTGACTGAAGTAAACTACTTCTCTTACAAGAATGTTGTGGAACATGATGATATTAATGCGTCTGTAGTAATTATTCCATCCATTGGGGTTTTTGAGAAGATAAACAATGTTTCCATCTCTCAAGGGGTTTATATTGATCAGATGTCTAATCTTCCAACCAAGGGAGATGTGGTTCTATTTGGACATAGGACATTGCAGGGATCTCCTTTCTTGAGATTGGACAGTTTGAAGAAGGGAGATATTGTAACTCTCGAATGGCCTGAGATAGGTGAGATAAACTATACAGTCAAATCTTCTAAGATAGTTCCAGCCAGCTATGGTCTGTATTTAAATGAAAGCCATATGGAAGGGGATATTCACAATCAGGAAATTTATCTAATCACTTGCCATCCTCTTGGTTCTTCAGCTGAAAGGCTTATTGTTGTTGGAGAATTGAATTCTACAAGTCTAATCAATGAAACTGCTTTGGAGGAAAATCCACATGCATCATGGGCATGGTATATAACTTTAGGATTCTTTGCTTTAGGATTGATTGTTTCATTTTTATCTCCTGAAGAGGAAAGGAAGATTATTTTAGCAGTTGTGATTATAATAACTATTATTTTAGTTTATTTCTGCTTATTCCCAATTTCTTCTCAGATTTGGGCAGATCAATTAGGATGGCTGAATAGTATGATGGGTGTTAATTAA
- a CDS encoding phosphatidylserine decarboxylase Psd codes for MSNRFNSFKKGISKVKNISPKIKGNSNRKKNNSKNKRSKSTIEYIVPENSPLRKNSTDLDSDSGFFNSDYLDDLPEGVSYTRPVGDLSEGVTYTHPADDSYDLDGVDKRYAKYIFGDDLSDRNFKDPRDSSYMEDLDNNDGLNNEFGRNRNFHKSRNYADKRFNNDLDNNGENYKNDSYLDESYSDFSFKKDLDNGYLNGDAYLSNSDFSDFDKDYLDDSNFKSSHSKKASLKSNGIKSKLLNFKDGLLNKDDNSKSRFGKIVFILIFLVLASSMFYFFVYQPFQDELNLEKNAKLNELNTLYKGPLEAHENAYILKNQIESENDINELKKIDILMYATKDWRTYHKSKIVSSKDNFGRVMLAYGDENKNLIMSVKDANEFVGDNDGRVLSNIQFEKVDTIIVPVSISRLQASAGLISVGSIVDIYSLKDNYSYGGDEDSNFESSSALNESSEGLVENQSEDNEDLGGGEDISKMPVDSNPEEDSGFSQNGEPDVSGATVLAILRSKDSGVIDSSISKSNTLVEGNLTDPYENTSSYTNDVEELLKASVFNSYDDNKALEYYLNSYGIKLSNYERMSNLADLDSEYLVLLEVPRSDVSFVINNMDNLILTIPTEFAPNWVIGELNETYYDNIYNYDLNSSSFI; via the coding sequence ATGTCTAATCGATTTAATTCCTTTAAGAAAGGAATTTCTAAGGTTAAAAATATATCTCCAAAAATTAAAGGAAATTCAAATCGAAAGAAGAATAATTCTAAGAATAAAAGGTCTAAATCAACTATTGAATATATAGTTCCTGAAAATTCTCCATTACGTAAGAATTCGACTGATTTAGACTCTGATTCTGGATTTTTCAATTCTGATTATTTGGATGATTTGCCTGAGGGTGTGTCTTATACTCGTCCAGTTGGTGATTTGTCTGAAGGGGTGACTTATACTCATCCTGCGGATGACTCATATGATTTGGATGGAGTCGATAAAAGATATGCAAAATATATTTTTGGAGATGATTTAAGTGATAGAAACTTTAAGGATCCCAGAGATTCGAGCTATATGGAGGATTTAGATAATAATGATGGTTTAAATAATGAATTTGGAAGAAATAGGAATTTTCATAAAAGTAGGAATTATGCAGATAAACGCTTTAACAATGATTTAGATAATAATGGTGAAAATTATAAAAATGATTCTTATTTGGATGAAAGTTATTCTGATTTTTCTTTTAAAAAGGATTTGGATAATGGCTATTTGAATGGTGATGCTTATTTAAGTAATTCTGATTTTTCTGATTTTGATAAAGATTATTTAGATGATTCTAATTTTAAGAGCAGTCACTCAAAGAAAGCTTCCCTTAAATCCAATGGTATTAAAAGCAAATTGCTTAATTTTAAAGATGGCCTTTTGAATAAGGATGACAATTCCAAGAGCCGCTTTGGAAAAATTGTTTTTATCTTGATATTTTTGGTTTTGGCATCATCTATGTTTTATTTCTTTGTATACCAACCATTTCAAGATGAATTAAATTTGGAAAAGAATGCAAAGCTGAATGAATTAAATACTCTTTATAAAGGTCCATTGGAAGCTCATGAGAATGCATATATTTTAAAAAATCAAATAGAATCTGAAAATGATATAAATGAACTAAAGAAGATTGATATTTTAATGTATGCGACGAAGGATTGGAGAACTTATCATAAATCCAAAATAGTCTCTTCCAAGGATAATTTTGGAAGGGTCATGCTGGCTTATGGGGATGAAAACAAAAACCTTATTATGTCTGTCAAGGATGCAAATGAGTTTGTTGGGGATAATGACGGAAGAGTCCTATCAAACATTCAATTTGAAAAGGTAGACACTATAATCGTTCCTGTTTCCATTTCACGGCTTCAGGCAAGTGCAGGGCTTATTTCGGTAGGTTCAATCGTTGATATCTATTCCCTAAAGGACAATTATTCCTATGGTGGTGACGAGGATTCCAATTTTGAGTCTTCATCAGCCCTTAACGAATCTTCAGAAGGGCTTGTAGAAAACCAGTCTGAGGATAACGAGGATTTGGGTGGTGGCGAAGATATTTCTAAAATGCCTGTCGATTCAAATCCCGAAGAAGATTCTGGTTTTTCACAAAATGGAGAACCGGATGTAAGCGGAGCTACTGTATTGGCCATTTTGCGCTCTAAAGATAGCGGTGTAATAGACAGTTCAATAAGCAAGTCCAATACTTTAGTTGAGGGAAACCTTACGGATCCTTATGAAAATACCAGTTCATATACAAATGATGTTGAAGAGCTTCTTAAAGCCTCTGTATTTAATTCTTATGATGATAATAAGGCTTTAGAGTATTATTTGAATAGTTATGGCATAAAGTTATCTAATTATGAGAGGATGTCAAATCTGGCTGATTTGGATAGTGAATATTTGGTTCTTTTAGAAGTTCCACGTTCCGATGTCAGTTTTGTCATAAACAATATGGATAATCTTATTCTGACTATTCCAACAGAATTTGCTCCGAATTGGGTAATTGGTGAATTGAATGAGACTTATTATGATAATATTTACAATTATGATTTAAATTCATCCTCTTTTATATGA